TGACCAACAGTTAACATAAAATTCTCCTCAGTTCGTTTTTTTCAATTAAATTATAGTTATGGTGTATAATTATTTAAAATGAATAAAACAGATAACTTTAATCGGAAAAAACGATGAGCAGATTAGTAAGCATGAAGCAGCTGCATTATTTGATTACACTCTACGATCATCAACATTTCGGGCGTGCTGCTGCGGCATGTTTTATTAGTCAATCAACCTTAAGTGCAGCTATTACAAACCTTGAAGAAACACTAGGGGCTCAACTCCTTGAACGAGATCATAAAACATTTTTATTTACTCCCTTAGGAGAAGAAATTGTTCGACGTAGCCGATTAATTATTGAACAGAGCAACGACTTAGTGGATTACGCAAGAAATCAAGGAAAAGTAATGCAAGGGAAGTTTTATCTGGGCGTGATCCCTACTATTGCACCTTTTATAATCAGTGAATTACAAACTCTCTGTCAGAAGACTTATCCGAATCTTGCTTTATTTATTCGAGAGGACACCACAGACAATGTATTGCGTTATTTGGGAGAAGGTAAACTTGATTTGGTTATTTTGGCGCTTCCTTATCCAACCCAAGATTTTCACACACAAATATTATGCAAAGATTATTTTAAACTGGTCCTACCTAAGACGTGGTTACATCAAGGTTATGACAAAGAAATCAGTCAATTGCCTGAAAGCAG
This sequence is a window from Legionella cherrii. Protein-coding genes within it:
- a CDS encoding hydrogen peroxide-inducible genes activator, producing MSRLVSMKQLHYLITLYDHQHFGRAAAACFISQSTLSAAITNLEETLGAQLLERDHKTFLFTPLGEEIVRRSRLIIEQSNDLVDYARNQGKVMQGKFYLGVIPTIAPFIISELQTLCQKTYPNLALFIREDTTDNVLRYLGEGKLDLVILALPYPTQDFHTQILCKDYFKLVLPKTWLHQGYDKEISQLPESSIFLLEKEHCLTGHALQACQLKESKKINHFFATSLHTLIQMVSHQPGITFLPNLAINSGILTGTDLVSVPLKTDHAYREIGVAWRTTSHKTQNYVLFTELIQQIVVAKCA